In Leptospirillum ferriphilum, a genomic segment contains:
- a CDS encoding HlyD family secretion protein: MKKPLTFVAILLGIGALVIGGFLWWNHSRHLVSTEDATVSGRPYPVTVRIPGTVIEVFVHDNQPVRKGQILFRLDTGDYQTKLMSDEGSLEIARKKVDVDQARIQEVQAEEERIQSDLKRISRLRRGGYSSTQSLIHLRLALKGAKARIQSLENQIRADQGMIERRTAQVAEDRLNLSYTTVLSPVDGQMTVKSVVRGLYVSPGTPLGYVVPYHVWVIANLKESRLTYVRRGNPVDIRVDAYPGRIFHGHVASIQQTTGAVMSLLPPENATGNFTKVVQRVPVRIDLDPGTDPKHLLRLGLSVVPVIHVNPDDPPFRTRTGSGSGQPKGN; encoded by the coding sequence TTGAAGAAGCCACTGACATTTGTCGCCATTCTTCTGGGAATCGGGGCATTGGTCATCGGAGGATTCCTCTGGTGGAACCATAGCCGACATCTTGTCTCGACAGAAGATGCCACCGTTTCGGGACGGCCCTATCCTGTCACAGTGCGCATTCCCGGGACGGTCATCGAAGTTTTTGTCCATGACAATCAGCCGGTGCGAAAGGGCCAGATTCTCTTTCGACTGGATACGGGAGATTATCAGACGAAACTGATGTCGGACGAAGGCAGCCTGGAGATTGCCCGGAAGAAAGTCGACGTTGATCAGGCAAGGATTCAGGAGGTCCAGGCCGAAGAAGAGCGCATACAGTCCGACTTGAAGCGGATCTCCCGGTTAAGAAGGGGCGGGTATTCATCGACGCAAAGCCTGATTCATCTCCGACTGGCTCTGAAAGGGGCGAAAGCGCGTATCCAGAGCCTGGAAAATCAGATCCGGGCGGACCAGGGGATGATTGAACGCAGGACGGCCCAGGTGGCCGAAGACCGGCTGAATCTCTCTTACACGACGGTTCTTTCCCCGGTGGACGGGCAGATGACAGTGAAATCGGTTGTCCGCGGACTGTACGTTTCTCCAGGCACTCCTCTGGGATATGTCGTCCCGTATCATGTCTGGGTGATCGCGAATCTGAAGGAAAGTCGCCTGACCTACGTCCGTCGTGGAAATCCCGTGGATATCCGGGTAGATGCCTATCCGGGAAGGATTTTTCACGGGCATGTCGCCAGTATCCAGCAGACAACCGGCGCGGTCATGTCGCTTCTTCCCCCGGAGAACGCCACGGGAAACTTTACCAAAGTGGTCCAGCGGGTTCCCGTCCGGATCGACCTTGATCCCGGGACCGACCCGAAGCATCTCCTGCGACTGGGTCTGTCAGTCGTGCCGGTGATTCACGTCAACCCCGATGACCCTCCCTTTCGGACAAGGACGGGATCCGGGTCTGGACAGCCAAAGGGGAACTGA
- a CDS encoding DHA2 family efflux MFS transporter permease subunit produces METTVSGVEDNHPGYPLSLRVPLTLTAIGATLIETIDSTVVNVGLPKMMGGLDASVDEIAWVITAYSIGNVLMIPMTRFVSDRIGRKKYFTFSILLFTLFSYLCAASTSLMWVVVFRLLQGVTGAAFFATSQTLLIEAFPKEQIGLANALFAVGISLGPALGPVIGGYLVYHETWPWMFYINVPIGIVLTGMSWRFVPDSPYAIEKEETDFWGILLLLTGIPALQTFLEDGQRFDWFSSPLIRICFFIWIVSLPLFVIRQFFARHPLIDLRVLKNRSLSAGSIGLFLLGTVYFGTLFTVPLMGQSLLGWNPLLTGIVLLPGILGFAFTSMLVGGSMGKLPLFPILLLGVGMVELSLFQLSTISPLVSPNAFFWPLMFRGMGLACLFPPIMTLAMATLPRQMVASGAAIVSMMGQLGGAIGIAVLATLMQRDAQLHRSYLSANLVPSGMTLNERIDRLTAFLAGRGMSWAEARKAAVAMINQSLDGQSLMLTYGNLYVVVGTVALVLILLVFLFEKTPLSHPRRTQPDVLSPEIAGTPEGS; encoded by the coding sequence ATGGAGACGACGGTTTCAGGGGTCGAAGACAACCATCCGGGATATCCCCTGTCTCTCCGTGTTCCTCTCACGTTGACCGCGATCGGAGCGACCCTGATCGAAACGATCGACTCGACGGTCGTGAACGTCGGCCTCCCGAAGATGATGGGCGGTCTTGATGCCTCGGTCGACGAAATCGCGTGGGTCATTACTGCCTACTCCATCGGCAACGTCCTGATGATTCCGATGACCCGGTTTGTCAGTGACCGGATCGGGCGCAAAAAATACTTTACGTTTTCCATTCTGCTTTTTACTCTCTTTTCCTATTTGTGTGCAGCGTCCACATCCCTGATGTGGGTTGTCGTTTTTCGTTTGTTACAGGGCGTGACCGGCGCGGCGTTTTTTGCCACCAGCCAGACACTTCTGATCGAAGCGTTCCCTAAGGAACAGATTGGACTGGCGAATGCACTTTTTGCTGTTGGAATCAGTCTTGGTCCGGCTCTGGGACCAGTGATCGGCGGCTATCTCGTCTATCACGAAACCTGGCCCTGGATGTTCTATATCAATGTGCCCATCGGCATTGTCCTGACGGGGATGTCCTGGAGGTTTGTTCCGGATTCTCCCTACGCCATCGAGAAAGAGGAGACGGATTTCTGGGGAATCCTTCTCCTTTTGACCGGAATTCCAGCTCTTCAGACCTTTCTGGAAGACGGTCAACGGTTCGACTGGTTTTCCTCCCCCCTGATCCGGATCTGTTTTTTCATCTGGATCGTGAGTCTTCCTCTCTTTGTTATTCGCCAGTTTTTTGCCCGACATCCGCTCATCGATCTCAGGGTGCTGAAAAATCGTTCCCTGTCCGCCGGGTCCATAGGGTTATTTCTGTTGGGAACGGTGTACTTCGGAACGCTTTTCACCGTTCCCCTCATGGGGCAAAGTCTCCTGGGATGGAACCCTCTTCTGACAGGAATCGTCCTTTTGCCGGGAATTCTCGGGTTTGCGTTCACTTCCATGCTTGTGGGCGGATCCATGGGAAAACTTCCCCTGTTTCCAATTCTTCTTCTTGGAGTGGGAATGGTGGAACTTTCTCTCTTCCAGCTTTCCACCATTTCTCCTCTGGTCTCACCGAACGCTTTTTTCTGGCCGCTGATGTTTCGGGGCATGGGGCTTGCCTGCCTTTTCCCCCCGATCATGACCCTGGCGATGGCGACTCTTCCAAGACAAATGGTCGCCTCCGGTGCCGCCATCGTCAGCATGATGGGACAGCTTGGGGGAGCCATCGGCATCGCCGTTCTTGCGACTCTGATGCAGCGAGACGCTCAACTCCATCGGAGTTACCTTTCGGCCAATCTTGTTCCATCCGGCATGACACTGAATGAACGGATCGATCGACTGACCGCTTTTCTGGCCGGACGGGGAATGTCCTGGGCGGAGGCAAGAAAGGCGGCTGTTGCGATGATCAACCAGAGTCTGGACGGTCAATCCCTGATGCTGACGTACGGCAATTTGTATGTTGTTGTCGGGACCGTGGCACTCGTGCTCATTCTTCTGGTGTTCCTGTTCGAAAAGACTCCGCTGTCCCATCCCCGACGGACACAGCCGGACGTCCTTTCTCCGGAGATCGCCGGAACACCGGAGGGCTCATGA
- the hrcA gene encoding heat-inducible transcriptional repressor HrcA, whose translation MSEPLDERSWTVLSATVNGYIRMAAPVGSRVVNRLFGLSYSPATIRNVMADLEEEGYLTHPHTSAGRIPTAKGFRYFVDNSSFSMQETLPESASLSSFLDVILDESSPLDLLDVLSSVMNLVARLTNYTAIVLEPGIRNEEKLLSFELIPVGERHILAILVTDSGAVYKRTVLLPEGSRTKEIVFLGDSLNASSRNVQLSEIREKLFDEMELLGEAYRETLQQLFFLNRMPEMKLFRASRFAEMPEFSDSSILHSLMEVFEEKMALLEIFEDLVRHGGVSVQIGSENPIPGLKPCTLVSVPLLNGEVWLGSVGLVGPVRMQYDQVIPVMQYLSVRLNNWIQNALPSQSPSTT comes from the coding sequence GTGTCCGAACCGCTGGATGAAAGAAGCTGGACAGTCTTGAGTGCGACGGTCAACGGGTATATCCGGATGGCTGCTCCCGTAGGGTCACGTGTCGTCAACCGCTTGTTCGGTCTTTCCTATTCCCCTGCGACGATCCGGAATGTGATGGCCGATCTGGAAGAAGAAGGTTATCTGACGCATCCCCATACATCGGCCGGTCGTATCCCGACAGCCAAAGGATTTCGTTATTTCGTCGACAATTCCTCCTTCTCGATGCAGGAAACCCTTCCGGAATCGGCATCCCTGTCTTCGTTTCTGGACGTCATTCTGGACGAGTCCTCCCCGCTGGACCTTCTGGACGTTCTGTCGAGCGTCATGAATCTCGTGGCAAGGTTGACGAACTATACCGCGATCGTTCTGGAACCGGGTATCCGAAACGAAGAGAAATTGCTGTCCTTCGAGCTGATTCCTGTGGGAGAGAGGCACATCCTGGCAATCCTTGTGACGGATTCGGGGGCGGTCTACAAGCGCACAGTGCTCCTTCCCGAAGGTTCCCGCACGAAGGAAATTGTTTTTCTGGGGGATTCCCTGAACGCTTCTTCCCGTAACGTCCAGCTGTCGGAAATCCGGGAAAAGCTTTTTGACGAGATGGAGCTTCTCGGGGAGGCCTACAGGGAAACTCTTCAGCAGCTTTTTTTCCTGAACCGGATGCCGGAGATGAAGCTTTTCCGGGCTTCCCGCTTTGCCGAAATGCCTGAATTTTCGGATTCTTCGATCCTCCATTCCTTGATGGAGGTTTTTGAGGAAAAAATGGCTTTGCTGGAAATTTTTGAAGATCTTGTCCGGCATGGGGGTGTTTCAGTGCAGATTGGGTCCGAAAATCCGATTCCGGGTCTGAAGCCCTGCACCCTGGTATCGGTTCCTCTTCTGAACGGTGAGGTCTGGCTCGGTTCGGTTGGGCTGGTCGGACCTGTCCGGATGCAATACGATCAGGTGATTCCGGTCATGCAGTATCTGTCGGTCCGACTGAACAACTGGATCCAGAATGCGTTGCCTTCTCAATCACCTTCAACTACATAG
- a CDS encoding nucleotide exchange factor GrpE → MDDPKKPESFEEEAEAFQEDPAPPTPEGDVEEAGKEGEENPWREKYIRLLADFDNYRKRMAREQEESRKFANESLLKAFLPILDNLERALFHFGKVSSPSPELKALADGVKLTEKQFLELLEKNHVTRVPAQGSVFDPNVHEAMGFSPSEGFEEGAIVDVYQQGYMMQGRLLRPALVTVAQKKEEQSGS, encoded by the coding sequence ATGGACGATCCAAAGAAACCCGAATCCTTTGAGGAGGAAGCAGAGGCATTTCAGGAAGACCCCGCTCCCCCCACCCCGGAAGGGGATGTGGAAGAGGCCGGGAAAGAGGGAGAAGAGAATCCCTGGCGGGAAAAGTACATCCGTCTCCTGGCCGATTTTGACAATTACCGGAAGAGAATGGCAAGAGAGCAGGAAGAATCCCGGAAGTTTGCCAACGAATCCCTTTTGAAGGCTTTCCTGCCGATTCTGGACAATCTGGAGCGTGCCCTTTTTCATTTTGGGAAGGTTTCTTCTCCTTCTCCGGAGTTGAAGGCTCTGGCAGACGGAGTGAAACTGACGGAGAAGCAGTTTCTTGAGCTCCTGGAAAAAAATCACGTCACCCGGGTTCCGGCCCAGGGAAGCGTTTTTGACCCCAATGTGCACGAGGCCATGGGGTTTTCCCCTTCCGAAGGCTTCGAGGAAGGGGCGATTGTGGATGTCTATCAGCAAGGCTACATGATGCAGGGACGGCTTCTTCGTCCAGCTCTGGTCACAGTGGCCCAAAAAAAGGAAGAACAATCCGGAAGTTGA
- the dnaK gene encoding molecular chaperone DnaK has product MGKVIGIDLGTTNSCVSIMEGGEPVVIPNQEGARITPSVVAFTDKGEVLVGQVAKRQAITNPENTVYSVKRLIGRKFDSEEVAHAMKRLPYKVVKAPNGDAHVEIRGKVYSPAEISAKILLKLKQAAEDYLGEKVTEAVITVPAYFNDAQRQDTKNAGAIAGLNVLRIINEPTAASLAYGLDSKKEEKIAVYDLGGGTFDISILEIGDGVFEVKSTNGDTYLGGDDFDLKIIDYLVDEFKKENGIDLKKDKMALQRLKEAAEKAKIELSTALETEINLPYITADQTGPKHLVLKLSRSRLEQLVGDLIQHSLEPVRKALDDAGMNTGMIDEVVLVGGQTRMPKVQEAVKSFFGKEPHKGVNPDEVVAIGAAIQGGVLKGDVKDVLLLDVTPLSLGIETLGGVFTKLIERNTTIPAKKSQVFTTAADNQSSVTVKVFQGEREMAADNKLLGQFDLEGIPPAPRGVPQIEVTFDIDSNGIVHVGAKDKGTGKEQNIHITAQGGLSKEEIDRLIREAESHAAEDKARRERIELRNNLETLVYSTEKSLNEIGDKISDVERGSIREAIESAKGKLTSEDKDVLQQAFKDLETQSHKLAELVYKASQGSTPGGEPGAGTAGGSSAQGEDPTVVDAEYEDVNQKKN; this is encoded by the coding sequence ATGGGAAAAGTCATCGGTATTGATCTTGGAACAACGAATTCCTGCGTGTCCATTATGGAGGGAGGGGAACCGGTCGTTATTCCGAATCAGGAAGGCGCCCGTATCACGCCTTCCGTTGTCGCATTCACGGACAAGGGAGAGGTGCTTGTCGGCCAGGTGGCCAAACGCCAGGCCATCACAAATCCGGAAAACACCGTCTATTCGGTGAAAAGACTGATCGGTCGCAAATTTGACTCCGAAGAGGTGGCACACGCGATGAAGCGTTTGCCTTATAAGGTGGTCAAGGCTCCGAATGGAGACGCGCATGTGGAAATTCGCGGCAAGGTCTACAGCCCGGCCGAGATTTCGGCGAAGATCCTTCTGAAGCTCAAGCAGGCCGCGGAAGATTATCTGGGAGAAAAGGTCACGGAAGCCGTCATCACGGTCCCCGCCTATTTTAACGATGCCCAGCGTCAGGATACCAAGAACGCGGGAGCGATCGCCGGACTGAATGTCCTCCGGATCATCAACGAGCCGACGGCGGCCTCTCTCGCCTACGGTCTCGACAGCAAGAAAGAAGAAAAAATTGCTGTCTACGATCTGGGAGGAGGAACGTTTGACATTTCGATTCTGGAAATCGGAGATGGCGTTTTTGAAGTCAAGTCGACCAACGGGGATACCTATCTGGGGGGAGACGACTTCGATCTGAAGATCATCGACTATCTGGTCGATGAATTCAAAAAGGAAAACGGAATCGATCTGAAGAAAGACAAGATGGCTCTCCAGAGGTTGAAGGAGGCGGCGGAAAAAGCCAAAATCGAGCTCTCGACGGCGCTCGAAACGGAAATCAACCTCCCCTACATCACCGCAGATCAGACGGGTCCCAAGCACCTTGTCCTGAAGCTCAGCCGGTCCAGGCTCGAACAACTGGTCGGAGACCTGATTCAGCACTCCCTCGAGCCCGTCCGAAAGGCCCTGGACGATGCCGGCATGAACACGGGAATGATCGATGAAGTCGTGCTGGTCGGAGGACAGACCCGCATGCCCAAGGTCCAGGAAGCCGTCAAGTCCTTTTTTGGCAAGGAACCCCACAAGGGCGTGAATCCCGATGAAGTGGTCGCGATCGGTGCCGCCATCCAGGGAGGTGTTCTGAAAGGAGATGTCAAGGACGTTCTTCTGCTGGATGTCACTCCGCTTTCTCTCGGTATTGAAACTCTGGGAGGCGTCTTTACCAAGCTGATTGAACGGAATACGACCATTCCGGCAAAAAAGAGCCAGGTTTTCACCACAGCGGCAGACAACCAGTCCTCTGTAACGGTCAAGGTCTTTCAGGGAGAGCGGGAAATGGCGGCGGACAACAAGCTTCTGGGCCAGTTCGACCTGGAGGGTATTCCGCCGGCCCCTCGTGGCGTTCCCCAGATCGAGGTGACGTTTGACATCGATTCCAACGGCATTGTGCACGTGGGAGCAAAAGACAAGGGGACCGGGAAGGAGCAGAACATTCATATCACTGCGCAGGGTGGTCTCTCGAAGGAAGAGATCGACCGCCTGATCCGGGAAGCGGAGTCCCACGCGGCAGAAGACAAGGCCCGTCGGGAACGGATCGAGTTGAGAAACAATCTTGAAACCCTGGTCTATTCGACGGAAAAATCCCTGAACGAGATCGGAGACAAAATTTCCGACGTCGAACGCGGATCGATCCGGGAAGCGATCGAATCGGCAAAGGGGAAATTGACATCCGAAGACAAGGATGTCCTGCAGCAAGCGTTCAAGGACCTGGAAACCCAGTCCCACAAACTGGCGGAATTGGTCTACAAGGCATCCCAGGGATCAACGCCTGGAGGGGAGCCCGGCGCAGGAACAGCCGGAGGATCTTCCGCACAGGGAGAAGACCCCACTGTCGTGGATGCAGAATATGAAGATGTGAATCAGAAGAAAAACTGA
- the dnaJ gene encoding molecular chaperone DnaJ, with the protein MAAKDYYSLLGVSRTASPDEIKKAYRKLAMKYHPDRNPGDKAAEAQFKSINEAYEVLGDPQKKSIYDSGGFTEGFDSASYQGAGSPFGDLFADVFSEFFGGGQRGGPNPQQGEHILRQVELSFEEAALGREISIKISRWETCSPCSGTGAKNGKAVRVCSTCRGTGYIRIQQGFFAVQRACSACGGEGRVVTESCPVCSGRGRTSVDRTITRTIPAGVSSGVRVRINGEGHAGAFGGPPGDLFLDITVKPHAFFSREGDDLVVEKKISFLQAIFGDEVEVPTLGTPLTLKVEPGTQPGAIRRFRGKGLANPQTRHMGDMIVRLTVEIPTKLNREQRELLEKFASVSGEGGSHTSGGASDGGGIFSKVKSIFE; encoded by the coding sequence TTGGCTGCAAAAGACTACTATAGCTTGCTGGGCGTGTCCCGGACGGCATCTCCGGACGAAATCAAGAAAGCCTACCGCAAACTTGCCATGAAATATCATCCCGACAGAAATCCCGGCGACAAGGCGGCGGAAGCTCAGTTCAAGTCGATTAATGAAGCCTACGAGGTGCTGGGAGATCCCCAGAAAAAAAGCATTTATGATTCCGGGGGGTTTACGGAAGGATTCGACTCGGCTTCGTACCAGGGAGCAGGCTCACCCTTCGGAGACCTGTTTGCCGATGTCTTTTCGGAGTTTTTCGGGGGAGGACAACGGGGCGGCCCCAATCCCCAGCAAGGGGAACATATTCTCCGACAAGTTGAACTCAGTTTCGAGGAAGCGGCTCTCGGACGTGAGATTTCTATCAAGATCTCCCGCTGGGAAACCTGTTCTCCCTGCTCCGGAACAGGAGCGAAGAACGGGAAAGCGGTCCGGGTCTGTTCAACATGCCGCGGGACGGGGTATATCCGAATCCAGCAGGGATTCTTTGCTGTCCAGAGGGCATGTTCGGCTTGCGGCGGCGAAGGGCGGGTCGTCACGGAATCTTGTCCGGTCTGTTCGGGACGGGGTCGAACTTCGGTCGACCGGACCATCACCCGGACCATCCCGGCCGGCGTGTCTTCGGGCGTGCGAGTCCGAATTAACGGAGAAGGGCATGCCGGTGCGTTTGGCGGTCCTCCCGGCGATTTGTTTCTTGATATCACGGTCAAGCCGCACGCTTTTTTCAGCCGGGAAGGGGACGATCTCGTCGTCGAGAAGAAAATATCCTTTCTTCAGGCAATCTTCGGCGATGAGGTCGAGGTTCCGACCCTGGGGACTCCTCTGACGTTGAAGGTGGAACCGGGGACCCAGCCGGGAGCGATCCGGCGATTTCGGGGCAAGGGACTTGCCAATCCACAGACGCGTCACATGGGCGACATGATTGTTCGTCTTACAGTGGAGATCCCGACCAAGCTGAACAGGGAACAGCGGGAACTCCTCGAAAAATTTGCTTCTGTTTCGGGGGAGGGAGGGTCTCACACGTCGGGAGGGGCTTCGGACGGCGGGGGGATTTTCTCTAAAGTCAAGTCCATCTTTGAGTGA
- a CDS encoding RsmE family RNA methyltransferase: MAGPKIFWIDQEDRVEDLSGDSKTVSLYPGRELSRHLLSSLRAKEGDSFPFSDPETGTIYRGTLVSREPCSLKLVVDSEHATRTHFFPRLGIVFSPLKGDSFSEALSMAVMAGIDILQPVISDRSIVRWSESEGWSSKAKRFAGIVREKSQLAGRTTRMHIASPLSLKESLKNRSSDVFLWFDEDPVGALDPMKVIDSLRRFSLQFWEQKTIWSVVGPEGGWSPKDRDCLREPEEKGSVFRVSLGERVFSGEMALLASILFLGTFLGPALARDSHILRSGFSGAGEG; this comes from the coding sequence ATGGCAGGTCCGAAAATTTTCTGGATCGACCAGGAGGATCGCGTCGAAGACCTCTCCGGGGACTCCAAAACGGTTTCCCTGTATCCGGGGCGTGAACTTTCCAGACATCTTCTGTCAAGCCTGCGCGCAAAGGAGGGAGACTCCTTCCCCTTCTCCGACCCCGAGACCGGGACGATTTACCGGGGGACCCTTGTCTCGAGGGAACCGTGTTCCTTGAAACTGGTCGTCGATTCCGAGCACGCTACCCGGACACACTTTTTCCCACGGCTTGGTATTGTTTTTTCTCCCCTGAAGGGAGATTCCTTTTCGGAGGCGTTGTCGATGGCGGTGATGGCAGGGATCGACATCCTGCAGCCCGTCATTTCCGATCGCAGCATCGTTCGCTGGTCGGAGAGCGAGGGCTGGAGTTCGAAGGCAAAGCGTTTCGCGGGCATTGTTCGTGAAAAAAGCCAGCTTGCGGGAAGGACCACCCGAATGCACATCGCATCCCCTCTTTCCCTTAAAGAAAGCCTGAAAAACCGTTCGTCCGATGTTTTTCTCTGGTTCGACGAGGATCCTGTGGGGGCTCTCGACCCCATGAAAGTCATTGACTCTCTTCGCCGATTCTCCCTGCAGTTTTGGGAGCAAAAGACCATCTGGTCCGTTGTGGGTCCCGAGGGCGGCTGGTCTCCCAAGGACCGGGATTGCCTCCGGGAACCGGAAGAAAAAGGCTCTGTCTTTCGTGTCTCCCTCGGAGAGCGGGTTTTTTCCGGCGAAATGGCACTTCTGGCGTCTATTCTTTTTCTGGGAACATTCCTTGGTCCGGCTCTGGCCCGGGACAGCCACATTTTGCGGTCGGGGTTTTCCGGGGCGGGGGAGGGATGA
- a CDS encoding RDD family protein has translation MRSIRLLTFLLDLSIAHFCFRFWSSLWISESGSSGDVPSFSITSEIMFVFFYFWLLVSLWSQTPAMALLGIRVSPEEQGTMPVGILRAFSRTFFLFVTNLPLGMGSLFSLLSPSGKTLYDCLSQTRIVWDEKLHRVSRTKENFRPEAG, from the coding sequence ATGAGATCCATCCGTCTTCTGACCTTTTTGCTGGATTTGTCCATCGCGCATTTTTGTTTTCGCTTCTGGTCCTCCCTCTGGATTTCGGAGTCCGGCTCTTCCGGCGACGTCCCGTCGTTTTCCATCACGAGCGAAATCATGTTTGTCTTCTTCTATTTCTGGCTTCTTGTTTCGCTCTGGTCCCAGACTCCCGCCATGGCTCTTTTAGGAATCCGTGTCAGCCCGGAAGAGCAGGGGACAATGCCGGTCGGAATCCTGCGCGCATTTTCCCGGACATTTTTTCTTTTTGTGACGAATCTTCCTCTGGGAATGGGTTCTTTGTTTTCCCTTCTTTCTCCTTCTGGAAAGACGCTGTATGATTGCCTTTCCCAGACGCGCATCGTCTGGGATGAAAAACTGCACCGGGTTTCCCGGACGAAGGAGAATTTTCGTCCGGAGGCCGGTTGA
- a CDS encoding methyltransferase domain-containing protein, whose amino-acid sequence MPDKIFWNQRYLDKNTGWDLGQPAPPFVRLIEKGEFGPPGRVLIPGAGRSYEGIFLASRGYDVTCVDFAPQAVREAKEAARQAGVKLTVVEEDFFRLDPRNIGVFDYLVEHTCFCAIDPPMRQAYVDQAHALLAPGGLLIGLFYAHGREGGPPWTTTEEEVRGLFGKKFDLLSLGLTDWSVDSRKGEELLGRLRRKNDLRE is encoded by the coding sequence ATGCCGGACAAGATTTTCTGGAATCAGCGTTACCTCGACAAAAATACCGGATGGGATCTGGGCCAGCCCGCTCCTCCCTTCGTTCGTCTGATCGAAAAAGGAGAATTTGGTCCCCCCGGACGGGTCTTGATCCCGGGAGCCGGTCGCAGCTACGAAGGGATTTTTCTTGCGTCCAGAGGGTACGATGTGACCTGTGTGGATTTCGCTCCGCAGGCCGTTCGCGAAGCAAAGGAAGCCGCCCGTCAGGCCGGAGTGAAACTCACGGTCGTCGAGGAAGACTTTTTCCGTCTGGACCCCCGGAACATCGGGGTTTTCGATTATCTGGTCGAACATACCTGCTTCTGTGCGATTGATCCTCCCATGCGCCAGGCCTATGTGGATCAGGCTCATGCCCTTCTGGCTCCCGGCGGCCTTCTGATTGGCCTTTTTTATGCGCACGGACGGGAAGGAGGCCCCCCATGGACCACGACGGAAGAAGAAGTCCGGGGGTTGTTCGGCAAGAAGTTTGATCTCCTTTCCCTGGGATTGACGGACTGGTCGGTTGATTCCCGCAAGGGAGAAGAGCTTCTGGGACGTCTTCGCCGCAAGAATGATCTGAGAGAATAG
- a CDS encoding bifunctional adenosylcobinamide kinase/adenosylcobinamide-phosphate guanylyltransferase produces the protein MSLRLVIGGIRSGKSRFAEQMALKEGAPPWIYLPTAFPSDPEMKARIEKHRQERDERWDLFPLTDTPEASDAFLERIMGLPSGATLLLDGMGLFLGQVFWGQEGTSAPKPLEIFIPFCDWLSSRKGLTIVVSDEVGFGGVPMTRAGRQFADALGETNQRLAEKAMSVYLMVAGFPLTVK, from the coding sequence TTGTCCCTGCGTCTGGTCATCGGTGGAATCCGCTCCGGAAAATCCCGTTTTGCGGAACAGATGGCCCTGAAGGAAGGGGCACCGCCGTGGATCTATTTGCCGACCGCGTTTCCGTCGGACCCGGAAATGAAGGCGAGGATCGAAAAACACCGTCAGGAACGCGACGAACGATGGGATCTTTTCCCACTGACGGACACTCCCGAGGCATCGGACGCTTTTCTGGAGAGAATCATGGGCCTCCCGTCCGGGGCGACGCTTCTCCTGGACGGGATGGGACTGTTTTTAGGACAGGTCTTTTGGGGGCAGGAAGGAACGTCCGCCCCGAAGCCCCTGGAAATCTTCATCCCGTTCTGTGACTGGCTGTCTTCCCGGAAGGGGTTGACCATCGTGGTATCGGACGAAGTGGGGTTCGGGGGCGTTCCCATGACCCGGGCCGGCCGGCAATTTGCCGATGCTCTGGGAGAAACGAACCAGAGACTGGCAGAAAAGGCCATGTCTGTCTATCTGATGGTGGCGGGGTTCCCCTTGACCGTCAAGTGA